The Lynx canadensis isolate LIC74 chromosome D1, mLynCan4.pri.v2, whole genome shotgun sequence genome has a segment encoding these proteins:
- the HRAS gene encoding LOW QUALITY PROTEIN: GTPase HRas (The sequence of the model RefSeq protein was modified relative to this genomic sequence to represent the inferred CDS: inserted 3 bases in 3 codons; deleted 2 bases in 1 codon), translating to MTEYKLVVVGAGGVGKSALTIQPLQNHFVDEYDPTIEDSYRKQVVIDGETCLLDILDTAGQEEYSAMXDQYMRTGEXFLCVFAINNXKSFEDIHQYREQIKRVKTSDEVPMVLVGNKCDLAARTVGPGRRRPRPQLRIPYIETSAKTRQGVEDAFYTLVREIRQHKVRKLSPPDEGGPGCMSCKCLLS from the exons ATGACCGAATATAAGCTCGTGGTGGTGGGcgctggaggggtggggaagagtgcCCTGACCATCCAGCCTCTCCAGAACCACTTCGTGGACGAGTATGACCCCACCATCGAG GACTCCTATCGGAAGCAAGTGGTTATTGATGGCGAGACGTGCCTACTGGACATTTTGGACACGGCGGGCCAGGAGGAGTATAGCGCCA CGGACCAGTACATGCGCACCGGAG GCTTCCTCTGTGTGTTTGCCATCAACA ACAAGTCCTTTGAGGACATCCACCAGTACAG GGAGCAAATCAAGCGAGTGAAG ACTTCCGATGAAGTGCCCATGGTGTTGGTGGGGAACAAGTGTGACCTGGCCGCGCGCACCGTGGGTCCCGGCAGGCGCAGACCTCGCCCGCAGCTACGCATCCCGTACATCGAGACGTCGGCCAAGACTCGCCAG GGTGTGGAGGACGCCTTCTACACGCTGGTCCGAGAGATCCGGCAACACAAGGTGCGGAAGCTGAGCCCGCCCGACGAGGGTGGCCCCGGCTGCATGAGCTGCAAGTGCCTGCTCTCCTGA